One genomic segment of Ipomoea triloba cultivar NCNSP0323 chromosome 9, ASM357664v1 includes these proteins:
- the LOC116029889 gene encoding uncharacterized protein LOC116029889, with product MVSLKLDMSKAFDRVNWDLVRGILVTPQRGLRQGDPLSPYLFILVVEGLSALIHKEVQAGGLHGIVIARNAPTLTHMFFADDCLVFCRDNSLEINTLKATLEEFTTASGQTINFNKSALQFSRNVDPLTREVVCETIGISEGSHRGSYLGLPSLIGRRKTEILGFIKAKILGRIRKTLCNSIEVALNDFWWRGQGSRGKGIKWKRWKDLCYPKSAGGMGFRRIGEFNLALLGKQAWRFIAHLDSLLTRVFKSKYFKSCSFFDASLGSNPSFVWRSILASQKVINDNCSWRVGNGTSINIWKDPWLVEAPHPFIQTVMPIHLSDGTVSGLMHLENSGWDVDILNDIFDEEDIDNILSIPLPMSNHEDIIIWTKEEKAFQMDKDQEPLYSPEGQDVYMASLQXFDDIYMGTNLDITTWLERNMEKLSTDCFGLLLTSCWMIWQERNNKVWNNGPSLPPRILDHAASFLSTWRSLQSSTHAPTAATSTTTWQPPPTGYLKVNVDAANDANSKSTGVACLVRDNEGSFHAALQLKFRGYHNAKIAEAIAIREALSWLKSRCMDNIQIESDALLVVEGIKNSNGCTYLDLILSDIRCLALNFHSLCFVFAKRSANKAAHLLARDALLIADRKEWGVSPPSFLFDVDLLY from the exons ATGGTCAGTCTTAAGTTAGACATGAGCAAGGCTTTTGACAGGGTTAATTGGGACCTTGTGAGAGGCATTCTAG TCACTCCTCAAAGAGGCCTAAGGCAAGGGGATCCCCTCTCCCCTTACCTCTTCATTTTAGTTGTGGAAGGTCTAAGTGCCCTTATTCACAAAGAAGTCCAAGCTGGTGGGCTGCACGGAATTGTCATTGCTAGAAATGCTCCGACCCTAACCCATATGTTCTTCGCAGATGATTGTCTTGTGTTTTGCAGGGATAATTCTCTTGAGATCAACACTCTTAAAGCCACGCTGGAGGAGTTCACTACGGCTTCTGGGCAGACTATAAACTTCAATAAATCAGCGCTCCAATTCAGCAGAAACGTTGATCCCCTTACTAGGGAGGTTGTCTGTGAAACTATTGGCATCAGTGAAGGTAGCCACAGGGGTAGCTATCTCGGCCTTCCTTCCCTTATTGGCAGGCGTAAGACTGAAATCTTGGGCTTCATAAAAGCAAAGATTCTTGGGAGAATCCGCAAAACCTTGTGTAATAGCATTGAAGTTGCGCTGAATGATTTCTGGTGGAGAGGGCAAGGTTCAAGGGGTAAAGGAATCAAATGGAAACGTTGGAAGGATCTATGTTACCCCAAGTCTGCAGGGGGTATGGGCTTCAGGAGGATAGGTGAGTTTAACCTGGCGCTCCTAGGCAAACAGGCCTGGAGGTTTATTGCTCACCTTGATTCCTTACTCACAAGAGTTTTCAAGTCTAAATATTTCAAGAGCTGTTCCTTTTTCGATGCTAGTTTGGGGAGCAATCCATCATTTGTCTGGCGTAGTATTCTTGCATCCCAGAAAGTGATCAATGACAACTGCAGTTGGAGAGTGGGCAACGGCACATCTATCAATATATGGAAGGACCCCTGGTTGGTCGAAGCCCCCCATCCCTTCATCCAAACAGTTATGCCCATCCACCTAAGTGATGGCACAGTCTCAGGCCTCATGCACCTCGAAAATTCGGGTTGGGATGTAGACATATTGAACGACATTTTCGATGAAGAGGACATTGATAATATTCTTAGCATCCCTCTGCCAATGTCGAACCATGAAGATATAATCATCTGGACAAAAGAGGAGAAAG CCTTTCAAATGGACAAAGATCAGGAACCTCTCTATTCCCCCGAAGGTCAAGATGTTTACATGGCAAGCCTGCAGNCATTTGATGATATCTACATGGGCACCAACTTGGACATCACAACCTGGCTCGAGAGAAATATGGAAAAGCTGTCCACGGATTGTTTTGGTCTCCTCCTCACTTCATGCTGGATGATTTGGCAAGAAAGGAACAACAAAGTTTGGAACAACGGCCCGTCTTTACCTCCCAGAATTCTTGATCATGCTGCTTCATTTCTTAGCACCTGGAGGTCCCTTCAATCGTCTACCCATGCTCCCACTGCTGCCACCTCCACAACCACTTGGCAGCCCCCACCTACTGGTTATTTAAAAGTGAATGTTGATGCTGCTAATGATGCCAACTCCAAATCCACTGGGGTGGCCTGTCTAGTTCGAGACAATGAAGGATCCTTCCATGCAGCGCTCCAGCTTAAGTTCAGAGGTTATCACAATGCAAAGATTGCTGAAGCCATCGCGATCCGTGAAGCTCTATCATGGCTCAAGTCAAGATGCATGGACAATATCCAGATCGAATCAGATGCTCTGTTAGTGGTCGAAGGTATCAAGAATTCCAATGGTTGCACCTATCTCGACCTTATCCTGTCCGACATTAGATGCCTAGCTTTAAACTTTCATAGTTTGTGCTTTGTATTTGCCAAACGGTCCGCGAATAAAGCAGCTCACCTACTCGCTAGGGATGCTTTACTCATTGCCGACCGTAAGGAGTGGGGAGTATCCCCTCCTTCTTTTCTATTTGATGTGGATCTTTTATATTAA
- the LOC116030646 gene encoding germin-like protein subfamily 1 member 18, translating to MALRFIVFAIAMVALASSFAHASDPSPLQDFCVAVNDSNAAVFVNGKICKNPMQVVANDFLFRGLNMPGNTSNPLGSKVTPVNVNNLPGLNTLGVSLVRIDFAPNGLNPPHTHPRATEVLFLLEGTLYVGFVLSNPPPGIKNPLFTKTLVAGDVFVFPEGLIHFQFNVGKSNAVAFAGLSSQNPGVITIANAVFGSNPPINPQVLTKAFQVGQNVINYLQAQFWYNN from the exons atGGCTCTAAGATTCATAGTCTTTGCCATTGCTATGGTGGCTTTAGCATCTTCATTTGCCCATGCATCTGATCCCAGCCCTTTGCAAGACTTTTGCGTTGCAGTTAATGATTCTAATGCAGCCG TGTTTGTGAATGGGAAAATATGCAAGAATCCGATGCAAGTTGTAGCTAATGATTTCCTCTTTAGAGGTTTAAACATGCCCGGAAACACATCAAATCCACTTGGATCAAAGGTTACACCCGTGAATGTCAACAACCTACCAGGACTTAATACACTCGGCGTCTCACTAGTCCGTATCGACTTTGCACCAAACGGCCTCAACCCACCTCACACACATCCTCGAGCAACTgaggttttatttcttttagaaGGCACTCTCTATGTGGGATTCGTTCTGTCAAATCCTCCCCCGGGCATAAAGAATCCACTCTTCACCAAAACATTGGTGGCAGGTGACGTATTTGTCTTCCCAGAGGGCCTCATTCATTTCCAATTCAATGTTGGAAAGAGCAACGCAGTTGCATTTGCTGGACTAAGTAGCCAAAATCCTGGAGTTATCACTATTGCAAATGCCGTCTTTGGTTCAAACCCACCCATCAATCCTCAAGTTCTCACTAAAGCATTCCAAGTTGGACAAAATGTGATTAACTATCTCCAAGCTCAATTTTGGTATAACAATTAG